In one Pseudarthrobacter oxydans genomic region, the following are encoded:
- a CDS encoding TatD family hydrolase: MCNPLPPAAYQDPATAGAPEPGNSRQKAFPPAPEPLPVPVMDNHTHLDFPDGQAPVGVKAALDAAAAVGVQGAVQVGCDLESSRFTVRAVDLDERLLGAVALHPNDAPRYAARGQLEEALAEIEQLASHPRIRAIGETGLDFYRTEGEGLAHQRYSFRRHIDIAKRLDLTLQIHDRDAHDDVVQVLREEGAPGRVVFHCFSGDDELARICNEEGWWMSFAGTLTFRNAANLRRALAVADPGLVLVETDAPFLTPHPHRGRPNASYMVPYTVRAMAELTESDLAEICARISENTVRAYGSWD, from the coding sequence ATGTGCAATCCGCTTCCTCCCGCTGCCTACCAGGACCCCGCAACGGCAGGCGCACCGGAGCCGGGGAACTCACGGCAAAAGGCGTTTCCGCCCGCTCCGGAACCCCTGCCGGTACCCGTTATGGACAACCACACCCACCTTGACTTCCCGGACGGACAGGCCCCGGTCGGAGTGAAGGCGGCTTTGGATGCCGCCGCGGCCGTGGGTGTCCAGGGAGCAGTCCAGGTGGGCTGCGACCTGGAATCGTCCCGGTTCACGGTCCGCGCGGTGGACCTGGACGAGCGGCTGCTGGGGGCGGTGGCGCTGCATCCCAACGACGCCCCCCGTTACGCCGCCCGCGGCCAACTGGAAGAAGCGCTCGCAGAGATTGAGCAGCTCGCCTCCCACCCCCGGATCCGGGCCATCGGGGAGACCGGGCTCGATTTCTACCGCACCGAGGGGGAGGGGCTGGCGCATCAGAGGTACTCCTTCCGGCGCCATATCGACATCGCCAAGCGCCTGGACCTGACGCTCCAGATCCACGACCGGGACGCGCATGACGACGTCGTCCAGGTACTGAGGGAAGAAGGCGCGCCGGGGCGGGTGGTTTTCCACTGTTTCTCCGGCGACGACGAGCTGGCGAGGATCTGCAACGAGGAAGGGTGGTGGATGTCCTTTGCAGGTACGCTGACTTTTCGGAATGCGGCGAATTTGCGCCGGGCCCTCGCAGTTGCGGACCCTGGTTTGGTCCTGGTGGAAACCGATGCGCCGTTCCTGACTCCGCACCCCCACCGCGGGCGGCCGAACGCCAGCTACATGGTTCCTTACACAGTCCGCGCCATGGCCGAATTGACAGAATCCGATCTTGCAGAAATATGCGCCCGAATAAGCGAAAATACCGTACGGGCATACGGATCCTGGGACTAG